The following proteins are encoded in a genomic region of Phragmites australis chromosome 9, lpPhrAust1.1, whole genome shotgun sequence:
- the LOC133929081 gene encoding probable LRR receptor-like serine/threonine-protein kinase IRK, whose amino-acid sequence MANASCLILPILALLAATAAAVSDDVLALVVLKSGLSDPTGRLAPWSEDADRACAWPGVSCDPRTSRVAALDLTAASLSGRLPRSALLRIDALVSLSLPGNNLSGPLPDALPPRIRSLDLSGNALSGGIPAYLASCASLVSLNLSRNRLSGPVPDGIWSLPSLRSVDLSGNLLSGSVPGGFPRSSSLRVVDLSRNLLEGEIPADVGEAGLLKSLDVGHNLFTGGLPESLRGLSELSFLGAGGNALSGELPAWIEEMTALKRLDLSDNHFAGTIPDGISGCKNLVEVDLSGNALTGELPWWLFGLALQRVSVAGNALSGWVKVPGDPATALQILDLSGNAFTGAIPPEISTLARLQYLNLSSNSMSGQLPASIGRMLLLEVLDVSANQLDGRVPPEIGGTVALRKLLMGRNSLTGGIPAQIGTCSSLITLDLSHNKLTGPIPMTMGNLTSLQMVDLSENMLNGTLPMELSNLASLSVFNVSHNLLSGNLPISYFFDSIPYSFISDNAGLCSSQNNSCNGGMPKPIVFNPNSSSDPLSEVAPSSPSNQHHKKMILSISTLIAIVGGVVIVIGVVTITVLNLRARATASLSALPTALPDDYHSQSTQSPENEAKSGKLVMFGRGSSDFSADGHALLNRDCELGRGGFGTVYRAVLRDGQPVAIKKLTVSSLVKSEDDFKQQVKLLSKVRHHNIVTLRGFYWTSSLQLLIYEFVPGGSLHQHLHECSEESSFSWMERSDIIIGVARGLVHLHRHGIIHYNLKSSNVLLDTNGEPRVGDYGLVNLLPMLDRYVLSSKIQSALGYMAPEFTCRTVKVTEKCDVYSFGVLVLEILTGRRPVEYLEDDVIVLSDLVRGTLDEGRLEDCMDPRLSGEFSMEEATLIIKLGLVCTSQVPSQRPDMAEVVAMLEMVRSPQGTSEDELV is encoded by the exons atgGCGAACGCCTCCTGCCTCATCCTCCCCATCCTGGCCCTCCTCGCCGCGACGGCCGCAGCCGTGAGCGATGACGTGCTCGCGCTGGTAGTCCTCAAGTCGGGGCTCTCCGACCCGACGGGCCGCCTCGCGCCCTGGTCCGAGGACGCTGACCGCGCCTGCGCCTGGCCGGGCGTCTCCTGCGACCCGCGCACCAGCCGCGTCGCCGCGCTCGACCTCACGGCGGCGTCCCTCTCCGGCCGCCTCCCGCGCTCTGCGCTGCTCCGCATCGACGCGCTCGTCTCGCTCTCCCTCCCAGGGAACAACCTCTCCGGCCCGCTCCCCGACGCGCTGCCCCCGCGGATCCGCTCCCTCGACCTCTCCGGCAACGCGCTGTCAGGGGGCATCCCCGCCTACCTCGCGTCCTGCGCATCCCTCGTGTCGCTCAACCTCTCCCGTAACCGACTCTCCGGCCCCGTCCCGGACGGCATCTGGTCCCTGCCGTCGCTTAGGTCAGTGGACCTCTCCGGCAACCTGCTCTCCGGGAGCGTGCCCGGCGGGTTCCCGCGGAGCAGCTCGTTGCGCGTGGTGGACCTGAGCCGCAACCTCCTTGAAGGGGAGATACCGGCGGACGTCGGCGAGGCCGGGCTGCTTAAGTCGCTTGATGTCGGGCACAACTTGTTCACCGGTGGACTGCCGGAGTCGCTCCGTGGGTTGTCTGAGCTGAGTTTTCTCGGCGCTGGTGGCAATGCCCTATCAGGGGAGCTCCCGGCGTGGATTGAGGAGATGACGGCTCTGAAGAGGCTGGATTTGTCTGACAACCACTTCGCCGGCACCATCCCGGACGGCATCTCGGGCTGCAAGAACCTAGTGGAGGTCGACCTCAGCGGGAACGCGCTCACCGGGGAGCTCCCGTGGTGGTTATTCGGACTGGCGCTGCAGCGCGTATCAGTCGCTGGCAATGCACTATCTGGGTGGGTCAAGGTTCCCGGTGACCCTGCCACGGCCCTGCAGATTCTGGACCTATCAGGCAATGCGTTCACCGGTGCGATCCCGCCTGAGATTTCGACCCTTGCAAGATTGCAGTACCTGAACTTATCCTCAAATTCCATGTCGGGGCAGCTTCCAGCCAGCATTGGGCGGATGCTACTGCTTGAGGTGTTGGATGTTAGTGCGAACCAGTTGGACGGGAGGGTACCACCGGAGATTGGAGGTACAGTGGCGCTCCGGAAGCTGCTGATGGGGAGGAATTCGCTTACTGGAGGCATTCCTGCGCAGATTGGCACTTGCAGTTCTCTGATTACTTT GGATCTATCACACAACAAACTTACAGGGCCAATTCCTATGACAATGGGCAACCTCACTAGTCTCCAGATGGTTGATCTCTCAGAGAACATGCTGAATGGGACCCTGCCAATGGAGCTCTCTAACCTTGCTAGCCTCAGTGTCTTCAATGTATCTCACAATTTGCTATCAGGGAACCTTCCCATCAGCTACTTTTTTGACAGCATCCCTTATTCTTTCATCTCCGACAATGCCGGCCTCTGCAGCTCACAGAACAATTCCTGCAATGGCGGCATGCCAAAGCCAATTGTTTTCAACCCTAACTCCTCATCAGACCCCTTGTCGGAGGTTGCCCCAAGTTCTCCAAGTAACCAGCACCACAAGAAAATGATATTGAGCATCTCCACACTCATTGCCATTGTGGGTGGAGTAGTCATTGTTATTGGCGTGGTCACTATTACAGTGCTTAACCTCCGTGCCCGTGCAACAGCTTCCCTCTCTGCGCTTCCCACTGCATTGCCGGATGATTACCATAGCCAATCAACACAATCCCCAGAGAACGAAGCCAAGTCTGGCAAGCTTGTCATGTTCGGCAGAGGCAGCTCGGATTTCAGCGCTGATGGGCACGCATTGTTGAATAGGGATTGTGAACTTGGGCGAGGAGGCTTTGGCACGGTTTACAGAGCAGTGCTCAGAGATGGCCAGCCAGTGGCCATCAAGAAGCTGACAGTTTCAAGCTTGGTCAAGTCAGAGGACGACTTCAAGCAGCAAGTCAAGCTTCTAAGCAAGGTGCGGCACCATAACATTGTTACCCTCAGAGGCTTCTACTGGACTTCTTCACTGCAGCTCCTCATATATGAATTTGTGCCTGGCGGGAGCTTGCATCAGCACCTGCACGAATGCTCAGAAGAGAGCTCGTTTTCATGGATGGAGAGGTCTGACATAATCATTGGTGTAGCCCGCGGACTTGTGCACTTGCACCGCCATGGTATAATCCACTACAATCTGAAGTCCAGCAATGTCTTGCTAGACACAAATGGTGAGCCAAGGGTTGGCGACTATGGTCTTGTGAACCTGCTGCCAATGCTAGACCGCTATGTGCTGAGCAGCAAGATCCAGAGCGCGCTGGGGTACATGGCGCCAGAATTCACTTGCAGAACGGTCAAGGTGACAGAGAAGTGCGATGTATACAGCTTTGGAGTGCTAGTCCTTGAGATTTTGACAGGCAGGAGGCCCGTCGAGTACTTAGAAGATGATGTTATTGTGCTTTCTGATCTGGTCAGAGGTACACTTGACGAAGGCAGGCTGGAGGACTGCATGGATCCACGGCTATCAGGTGAGTTCTCAATGGAAGAGGCCACGCTGATCATCAAGCTGGGGTTGGTTTGCACGTCGCAGGTGCCTTCTCAACGGCCGGACATGGCTGAGGTGGTGGCTATGCTTGAGATGGTGAGGAGCCCTCAGGGTACCTCAGAGGATGAACTGGTTTGA
- the LOC133928137 gene encoding probable WRKY transcription factor 62 yields MSPSPSPSPSDRMDVAIQELRRGTQLAALLRQQVELIPEHDHRDVAVANVSEISMAIESSLCILQSESEHCSSSVAMASPAAYSDGASRTRNGAVARTRKARHRRGRHGEEHPIKEILTEAPENDRFHWRKYGEKKILDAEYPRLYYKCGYSNDCKCPAKKYVQQQNNSSPPMFMVALINKHTCGTLFPNEPSSSSGAAQVLDFSKASLSPPLMAGARGLKKDEEASTSMTMPATFAYHESSPSLQSLSPNGDQVGFPPGFEW; encoded by the exons ATGTCGCCTTCGCCGTCGCCGTCTCCCTCCGACCGTATGGACGTGGCGATCCAGGAGCTCAGGAGGGGCACCCAACTGGCGGCGCTGCTCAGGCAGCAGGTGGAGCTCATCCCGGAGCATGACCACCGCGACGTCGCGGTGGCCAACGTCAGCGAGATATCCATGGCCATAGAGTCGTCGCTCTGCATCCTCCAGTCCGAAAGCGAGCACTGCTCCTCCTCTGTGGCCATGGCTTCGCCAGCAGCCTACTCTGATGGCGCCTCTAGGACAAGAAATGGTGCCGTCGCCCGTACCAGGAAGGCAAGGCACCGGCGAGGCAGGCATGGAGAGGAGCACCCAAT caAGGAGATACTGACTGAGGCACCAGAAAACGATCGGTTCCACTGGAGGAAATATGGCGAGAAGAAGATCCTCGATGCTGAATATCCAAG GCTATACTACAAATGTGGTTACAGCAATGACTGCAAGTGCCCAGCAAAGAAATACGTGCAGCAGCAAAACAATAGCAGCCCTCCCATGTTCATGGTCGCCCTCATCAACAAGCATACGTGCGGCACTTTGTTCCCCAATGAGCCCAGCTCAAGCAGCGGTGCGGCGCAGGTGCTAGACTTCAGCAAGGCGTCACTTTCTCCTCCACTTATGGCTGGTGCCCGGGGATTGAAGAAAGATGAGGAAGCTAGCACGTCTATGACGATGCCTGCTACCTTTGCATACCATGAGTCGTCTCCTTCACTGCAATCGCTGTCTCCGAACGGAGATCAGGTCGGTTTTCCCCCGGGATTCGAGTGGTAG